A window of the Gordonia humi genome harbors these coding sequences:
- a CDS encoding TetR/AcrR family transcriptional regulator, giving the protein MRADKQRDLLDGALRVFARDGFSRASVGALASSAGVSTRTIYNQYGNKEALFRAVILDSATAVADRQIDHAATLLGRITDPREDLISFGEAWSTREPETALHFAMVRQVVADREHIDPDVLDAWQEAGPRRVRDAIAGHLRRHADAGVFRIDDERIAAVQLVQLTAGSVDSIPGVDVNGMVRAGVDVFLAAYGV; this is encoded by the coding sequence ATGCGAGCGGACAAACAACGAGACCTGCTCGACGGGGCCCTGCGGGTGTTCGCCCGCGACGGGTTCTCACGTGCCTCGGTCGGGGCGCTGGCGTCGTCGGCGGGCGTCTCCACCCGTACGATCTACAACCAGTACGGCAACAAGGAGGCGTTGTTCCGTGCGGTGATCCTGGACAGTGCGACAGCCGTCGCCGACCGTCAGATCGACCATGCGGCAACGCTTCTCGGTCGCATCACCGATCCGCGCGAGGATCTGATCTCCTTCGGTGAGGCGTGGTCGACACGGGAGCCGGAGACGGCTCTGCATTTCGCGATGGTGAGGCAGGTCGTCGCCGACCGTGAGCACATCGACCCGGATGTGCTCGACGCCTGGCAGGAGGCGGGGCCGCGGAGGGTGCGCGACGCGATCGCCGGACATCTGCGTCGCCACGCCGATGCCGGGGTCTTCCGGATCGACGACGAACGGATCGCGGCCGTCCAACTCGTGCAGCTGACGGCCGGGTCGGTGGACTCGATCCCGGGAGTCGACGTGAACGGAATGGTTCGAGCGGGTGTGGACGTGTTTCTGGCGGCCTACGGGGTGTGA
- a CDS encoding IclR family transcriptional regulator: MTPPSIPEEPPKKDLVGALLKACTLLDHFGADQPTWTLNDLTAASGMNKTTVHRLMATLIHAGWVDRTGDGSYRVTVRLFEIGSSALADMDIRSAAQTHMASLAAEFGDTAFLMVPAAEGAVCIDKIDGTASLVVAGINIGTVLPYHAAAGPVVILAHSQSLRDKWIRDDLPEYTGRTLHTPEALAAHLDEVREVGYSVSDSDFLDDVAAVAAPILDASGRILGSISVGGRAEHFTGAALQTKIARVVAAAARISTVLQAAG; the protein is encoded by the coding sequence GTGACCCCGCCGTCGATCCCCGAAGAGCCGCCGAAGAAGGACCTGGTGGGCGCGCTGCTGAAGGCATGCACCCTCCTGGACCACTTCGGCGCCGACCAGCCGACGTGGACGCTCAACGACCTGACCGCGGCGAGCGGGATGAACAAGACCACGGTTCACCGGCTGATGGCCACCCTCATTCACGCGGGGTGGGTGGACCGCACCGGCGACGGCTCGTACCGGGTCACCGTGCGCCTGTTCGAGATCGGTTCATCAGCGTTGGCCGACATGGACATTCGATCTGCGGCGCAGACGCACATGGCGAGTCTCGCCGCCGAGTTCGGCGACACCGCGTTCCTCATGGTCCCGGCCGCCGAGGGCGCGGTGTGCATCGACAAGATCGACGGCACGGCGAGCCTCGTCGTCGCCGGGATCAACATCGGCACCGTACTGCCCTACCACGCGGCGGCAGGCCCGGTCGTCATACTCGCCCATTCGCAGTCGTTGCGCGACAAGTGGATTCGCGACGACCTCCCGGAGTACACCGGCCGCACCCTGCACACACCGGAAGCCCTGGCAGCACACTTGGACGAAGTCCGCGAGGTCGGCTACTCGGTGAGCGACTCGGACTTCCTCGACGACGTCGCCGCCGTCGCCGCGCCGATCCTGGACGCCTCAGGCCGAATTCTCGGGTCCATCAGCGTCGGCGGGCGCGCGGAGCACTTCACCGGCGCGGCACTCCAGACGAAGATCGCGCGGGTCGTCGCGGCCGCGGCGAGGATCTCGACGGTGCTGCAGGCGGCAGGGTGA
- a CDS encoding crotonase/enoyl-CoA hydratase family protein, whose amino-acid sequence MSEPLLVERADHIETWTINLPEQRNPISRDDMIEAFVHNTRRVQGDLDVRAIVLTGAGSAFSAGGNVNDMQTKSGMFAGSPYEMRNGYRGGIQRIPLAMNDLEVPVVAAVNGPAVGAGCDLTMMADIRIASTKAWFAESFVQLGIIPGDGGAWLLSHAVGPQRAAQMALTGDRVDAETALKWDLVADVVEPEELMPAALKLAGRIAKNPPHATRMAKRLLKESRTSDLREVLELSATMQALSHHTADHEEALDAFLNKREPDFQGR is encoded by the coding sequence ATGAGCGAACCCCTTCTCGTCGAACGCGCCGATCACATCGAGACGTGGACGATCAACCTCCCCGAACAGCGCAACCCGATCTCCCGCGATGACATGATCGAGGCGTTCGTGCACAACACGCGTCGCGTGCAGGGCGACCTCGACGTGCGAGCCATCGTGCTCACCGGCGCGGGCTCGGCGTTCTCGGCCGGCGGCAACGTCAACGACATGCAGACCAAGTCGGGCATGTTCGCCGGTTCGCCGTACGAGATGCGCAACGGCTACCGGGGCGGCATCCAGCGGATCCCGCTCGCGATGAACGACCTGGAGGTTCCGGTGGTGGCCGCGGTGAACGGCCCCGCGGTGGGTGCGGGCTGCGACCTCACGATGATGGCCGACATCCGCATCGCATCGACCAAGGCGTGGTTCGCCGAGTCGTTCGTGCAGTTGGGCATCATTCCGGGCGACGGCGGTGCCTGGCTGCTGAGCCACGCCGTCGGACCGCAGCGCGCCGCACAGATGGCTCTGACCGGCGACCGCGTCGACGCCGAGACCGCGTTGAAGTGGGATCTCGTCGCCGACGTCGTCGAGCCCGAGGAACTGATGCCCGCCGCGCTGAAGCTGGCCGGCCGCATCGCGAAGAACCCACCGCACGCGACGCGGATGGCGAAGCGGCTGCTGAAGGAGTCGCGGACCTCCGACCTGCGTGAGGTGCTCGAACTGTCGGCGACGATGCAGGCGCTCTCGCACCACACGGCCGATCACGAGGAGGCGTTGGACGCGTTCCTGAACAAGCGCGAGCCCGACTTCCAGGGCCGCTGA
- a CDS encoding NADPH-dependent FMN reductase: MTTTTSPHPLSVAVVTGSTRPNRRSLRVAEWFVGLAAEALAGRADVALLDIADFDLPLLDEPTAAAVGEYTRDHTLRWADAVAEFDAFVFVTPEYNHSMPAALKNAIDFLFAEWTDKAAGLVGYGLDGGVRAVEHLRLTLAEVKVACVRSSVPLSLSGDFDGDAVVPSPRARAICDRMLDELIDWATALRSLRTESVS; the protein is encoded by the coding sequence ATGACCACGACAACATCACCTCATCCCCTGTCCGTCGCCGTCGTCACCGGCAGCACCCGACCCAATCGCCGCTCGCTTCGCGTCGCCGAGTGGTTCGTCGGTCTGGCCGCCGAGGCCCTCGCCGGCCGCGCCGACGTCGCGCTCCTGGACATCGCCGACTTCGACCTGCCCCTGCTCGATGAGCCGACCGCGGCCGCCGTCGGCGAGTACACGCGTGACCACACCCTCCGGTGGGCGGATGCGGTGGCCGAGTTCGACGCCTTCGTCTTCGTCACCCCGGAGTACAACCACTCGATGCCCGCCGCGCTGAAGAATGCGATCGACTTCCTGTTCGCCGAGTGGACCGATAAGGCCGCGGGCCTCGTCGGCTACGGCCTCGACGGCGGAGTCCGCGCCGTCGAACATCTACGCCTGACGCTCGCGGAAGTGAAGGTGGCCTGCGTGCGCAGCAGCGTCCCGCTCAGCCTGTCCGGCGACTTCGACGGCGACGCCGTTGTACCCTCGCCTCGCGCCCGGGCGATCTGCGACCGCATGCTCGACGAGCTCATCGACTGGGCGACGGCCCTGCGGTCACTCCGCACGGAGTCCGTGTCATGA
- a CDS encoding isocitrate lyase/PEP mutase family protein: protein MSAPSLKDLTAQGLVYAPGVWDGLTARLADQAGFSALCASGFAISAALGLPDAELYTMSENLAAVRTITSASDLPVVADIDTGYGNAVNAGRTAEAFVKAGVQGMFMEDQVSPKSCPICVGEPVDLISVPQATGKIRAVRDSIPDDVLLIARTDATGDDAIRRAQDYVEAGADMIMPVTKTFTTVEEWERCHDEVGVPLMATLTASTWTEREFTPEILEQIGVRLALLPTQVLMAATGAAQTALRRLASGEPAADVSADALAHHDFVDMIGFADIEARQRKYLPERGE from the coding sequence ATGAGCGCACCCTCGCTTAAAGACCTCACCGCACAGGGACTCGTCTACGCCCCCGGCGTCTGGGACGGACTCACCGCACGCCTGGCCGACCAGGCCGGATTCAGCGCACTCTGTGCATCCGGGTTCGCCATCTCGGCGGCCCTCGGTCTGCCCGACGCCGAGCTGTACACCATGAGCGAGAACCTCGCCGCCGTCCGCACCATCACCTCGGCGTCCGATCTGCCCGTCGTCGCCGACATCGACACCGGATACGGCAACGCCGTCAATGCCGGACGCACCGCCGAGGCCTTCGTGAAGGCCGGGGTGCAGGGCATGTTCATGGAAGACCAGGTCTCGCCCAAGTCGTGCCCGATCTGCGTCGGCGAGCCCGTCGACCTCATCTCGGTGCCGCAGGCCACCGGCAAGATCCGCGCCGTGCGCGACAGCATCCCCGACGACGTCCTGCTCATCGCGCGCACCGACGCGACCGGTGACGACGCGATCCGCCGTGCACAGGACTACGTCGAGGCCGGTGCCGACATGATCATGCCGGTCACCAAGACCTTCACCACCGTCGAGGAGTGGGAACGCTGCCACGACGAGGTCGGTGTGCCGCTGATGGCGACGCTGACCGCCTCCACATGGACCGAGCGGGAGTTCACCCCGGAGATCCTCGAACAGATCGGCGTCCGCCTCGCGCTCCTGCCGACGCAGGTCCTGATGGCGGCGACCGGCGCCGCGCAGACCGCGCTGCGTCGCCTCGCGTCGGGTGAGCCCGCAGCCGACGTCAGCGCCGACGCCCTGGCACACCACGACTTCGTCGACATGATCGGCTTCGCCGACATCGAGGCCCGCCAGCGCAAGTACCTGCCCGAGCGGGGCGAGTGA
- a CDS encoding DHA2 family efflux MFS transporter permease subunit, whose amino-acid sequence MTTTAPTSDRIDAATWRLCWVVVLGAFASGLDASIVNVGLDSITSELGSTLSTTQWIVSGYLLALAVSLPLAGWLGRRFGTGRVWLAALAAFTVASVLCAIAPSAASLIAARIAQGLAGGVLIPSGQAILGTAVGPPRLGRVMGALGIAVGAAPAIGPLLGGLILHALPWPWLFAVNVPIGVAGIALGRRIVPRGEPTGSVRLDWFGLVAVSSGLALLVVATSRWGDGGRLDAATAGMAASSVALLGLFVIASRRTRHPLLRLRLYRLPAFRAGSTAALFSGALVFGSGVVHALYFQLGHGQSPLQAGVSLIGVAAATAVTAPLAGRWVDRHGPAPAATIGGIVAVTSTLPLAISPLALPTVAVQALLVAYGVGVGLVSIPAGVTAYKAVTSTDLPDAITQVNILQRIGGSLGGAVCAVLIAAHADHLSTAFRLAFGALTVGAAGSVAAAGLIAHATRRQCRSSGRR is encoded by the coding sequence ATGACCACCACGGCGCCGACGTCCGATCGCATCGACGCAGCCACCTGGAGGCTGTGCTGGGTGGTGGTCCTCGGCGCGTTCGCCAGCGGACTCGACGCCTCCATCGTCAACGTCGGACTCGACTCCATCACGTCCGAGCTCGGTTCGACGTTGTCGACGACGCAGTGGATCGTCAGCGGTTATCTGCTGGCCCTGGCCGTGTCACTGCCCCTCGCCGGATGGCTCGGACGACGTTTCGGAACCGGGCGGGTGTGGCTGGCCGCGTTGGCGGCGTTCACCGTCGCCTCGGTCCTGTGCGCAATCGCGCCGAGCGCCGCGTCGCTGATCGCGGCCCGCATCGCGCAGGGTCTGGCCGGCGGTGTTCTCATCCCGAGCGGTCAGGCGATCCTCGGCACCGCCGTCGGGCCGCCGCGACTGGGGCGGGTGATGGGCGCGCTCGGCATCGCGGTCGGCGCCGCACCCGCGATCGGCCCGCTGCTCGGCGGTCTCATCCTGCACGCCCTGCCGTGGCCCTGGCTGTTCGCCGTGAACGTGCCTATCGGTGTGGCCGGGATCGCGCTCGGGCGACGGATCGTTCCGCGCGGCGAGCCGACGGGTTCGGTTCGGCTCGACTGGTTCGGCCTGGTCGCGGTCAGCTCCGGTCTCGCTCTGCTGGTCGTGGCGACGAGCAGGTGGGGCGACGGCGGCCGGCTGGACGCCGCGACCGCGGGTATGGCGGCGAGCTCGGTGGCACTCCTGGGCCTGTTCGTCATCGCCTCCCGACGCACTCGGCATCCACTGCTGCGTCTGCGCCTGTACCGACTCCCCGCGTTCCGCGCCGGATCGACGGCGGCGCTCTTCTCCGGTGCGTTGGTCTTCGGCAGCGGCGTGGTCCACGCCCTCTACTTCCAGCTCGGCCACGGCCAGAGTCCGCTGCAAGCGGGCGTCAGCCTGATCGGCGTCGCTGCGGCGACGGCCGTCACCGCGCCGCTCGCCGGTCGCTGGGTCGACCGACACGGACCGGCACCGGCAGCCACGATCGGCGGCATCGTCGCCGTGACATCGACTCTGCCACTGGCGATCTCGCCGCTCGCTCTGCCGACCGTCGCCGTCCAGGCGCTTCTCGTCGCCTACGGCGTCGGCGTCGGACTCGTGTCCATTCCGGCGGGCGTCACCGCGTACAAGGCGGTGACGTCCACCGATCTTCCCGACGCGATCACCCAGGTCAACATCCTGCAACGCATCGGCGGCTCCCTCGGCGGCGCGGTGTGCGCGGTCCTGATCGCCGCACACGCAGACCATCTGTCGACGGCCTTCCGTCTCGCGTTCGGCGCGCTGACGGTCGGCGCCGCCGGGTCCGTCGCGGCGGCCGGCCTGATCGCGCACGCGACGAGACGTCAGTGTCGAAGCTCAGGACGGCGCTGA